One Fusarium oxysporum f. sp. lycopersici 4287 chromosome 8, whole genome shotgun sequence genomic region harbors:
- a CDS encoding phosphoadenosine phosphosulfate reductase: MPAFISQTSSQVSLTDIKLECESGYVSGQNSEYSSPSSSTTLPQVSLTKAHINHLNNMLEDMHPMDILRFCKVMFPNLYQSTAFGLTGLATMDMLSKIQKEHPNSPTVDLIFLDTLYHFKETYDLVDRVKERYPNVPVHIFKPDGVNTTEEFEDMYGKEMWNTASEMYDWIAKVEPLQRAYDELKVAAVLNGRRRSQGAARGSIPIIEVDDERGVVKINPLATWSFKQVNNYIKENNVPYNALLDQGYKSIGDWHSTAPVKEGEDERAGRWKGQDKTECGIHNKKSRYAEFVAMMERKQQEEKLAAALEKVALPTV; the protein is encoded by the coding sequence ATGCCTGCCTTCATCTCCCAAACATCCTCGCAGGTGTCACTCACCGACATCAAGCTTGAGTGCGAGTCAGGCTATGTCTCTGGACAAAACTCAGAATActcgtcaccatcatcatcaaccactCTACCCCAGGTCTCTCTCACCAAGGCCCACATCAACCATCTCAACAACATGCTCGAGGATATGCACCCCATGGACATACTTCGATTCTGCAAGGTCATGTTCCCTAACCTGTACCAATCGACTGCCTTTGGCTTGACCGGTCTCGCAACCATGGACATGCTCTCCAAGATCCAGAAGGAGCACCCAAATTCTCCCACTGTCgacctcatcttcttggaTACCTTGTACCACTTCAAGGAGACATACGACCTTGTCGACCGAGTCAAGGAGCGATACCCTAACGTCCCTGTCCACATCTTCAAGCCCGATGGCGTCAACACTACCGAAGAGTTCGAGGACATGTACGGAAAGGAGATGTGGAACACCGCCAGTGAGATGTATGACTGGATTGCCAAGGTCGAGCCTCTCCAGCGAGCTTAtgatgagctcaaggttGCTGCCGTCCTCAACGGTCGTCGACGATCTCAGGGTGCTGCCCGTGGATCCATCCCCATCAttgaagttgacgatgagcgtggtgttgtcaagatcaacccTCTGGCCACTTGGTCCTTCAAGCAGGTCAACAACTacatcaaggagaacaatgTTCCCTACAACGCTCTCCTCGACCAAGGCTACAAGTCCATCGGCGACTGGCACTCTACTGCCCCCGTCAAGGAGGGTGAAGACGAGCGAGCTGGCCGATGGAAGGGCCAAGACAAGACTGAGTGTGGTATCCACAACAAGAAGTCTCGATACGCCGAGTTCGTTGCTATGATGGAGCGCAAGCAAcaagaggagaagcttgctgctgctctcgAGAAAGTGGCTCTGCCCACCGTATGA
- a CDS encoding palmitoyltransferase ERF2 translates to MAAKSDDDGFSAPHNSRSEAARPPSIISSRMTDIASEDGDGPELQKNRMSIPRSADMGSRPDTARTGASSRGPWQGQSLRNKTYLSGVQAKRGSVESSTAGSTSQAPSLSSRSHVPSLQSHAFFRPMSSQKLQAQRGGSHRPSTMSQMSPASPISPTSPTSPTSQQRFDEHGEASGSQTRQSIISNPIAQLQRQTSNDENMRSPPSRGTEMTEQETLDRITANTSPSHGHYPAGSLTDSVRPLQQGKTSDTGHFQHNIIVDKSYKDLHNLPSPIKSPRSFRSSFLMPGRSNEGQQSQNRSTEGAEKLSSSASSPQFRPVDSHTERHPRVPHKPSQKSDLGRVHQYFDGNTVFCLGGRWQNTRGRPVNIATGIFVIIPCALFFGFEAPWLWKHVSPAIPIVFAYLAYVCFSSFIHASVTDPGILPRNLHQFPPVDDNDDPLQLSPPTTDWALIKSAESSTAAMEVPVKHCRTCNIWRPPRAHHCRLCDNCIETHDHHCVWLNNCVGKRNYRYFFTFVTSATILAAYLIATSLTQILLYKNREGVSFGKAIDHFRVPFALVFLGFISFLYPAALMGYHIFLMARGETTREYMNSHKFAKKERFRAFSQANMFKNFIVVLCRPRQPTYYQFKAHYHEGDQRLGIRRDKRPRSSSQGLEMHDVVPGSSGFQGPVALRSEQSH, encoded by the exons ATGGCCGCGAAATccgatgacgatggcttTTCAGCGCCACATAATTCCCGTTCCGAAGCGGCCCGGCCGCCGAGCATCATTTCTTCTCGAATGACGGACATCGCGAGTGAGGACGGGGACGGGCCAGAGTTGCAAAAGAACAGAATGAGCATTCCTCGAAGTGCGGACATGGGTTCCCGGCCTGATACTGCACGAACGGGAGCATCTTCCAGGGGTCCATGGCAGGGTCAGTCTTTGCGTAACAAGACATATCTTTCTGGCGTACAAGCAAAGAGAGGGAGTGTCGAGAGTTCGACTGCCGGTTCTACAAGTCAAGCGCCAAGTTTATCAAGCAGAAGCCATGTTCCATCGTTGCAGTCGCATGCCTTTTTCCGACCCATGAGCTCGCAGAAATTACAGGCGCAAAGAGGAGGATCGCATCGCCCATCTACAATGAGTCAAATGTCGCCAGCGTCTCCCATCTCACCAACGTCACCAACATCGCCAACGTCACAACAAAGATTCGATGAGCACGGCGAAGCTAGCGGTAGTCAAACACGGCAAAGTATCATATCGAACCCGATTGCGCAACTGCAGCGCCAAACAAGCAATGACGAAAACATGCGATCTCCACCATCCCGAGGCACGGAAATGACGGAACAAGAAACTTTGGACAGAATAACAGCGAATACGAGCCCTAGTCATGGCCATTATCCCGCGGGGAGTTTGACGGATAGTGTTCgtcctcttcaacaaggcAAGACTTCCGATACAGGTCACTTTCAGCATAACATCATTGTGGACAAGAGTTATAAGGACCTACACAACCTGCCCAGCCCGATTAAATCTCCACGGTCGTTTCGATCAAGCTTCCTCATGCCTGGTCGAAGTAACGAAGGCCAGCAAAGTCAGAATCGCAGTACCGAAGGAGCTGAGAAACTCTCTTCGTCCGCATCTTCACCACAGTTCAGACCTGTAGACTCTCATACTGAACGTCATCCCCGTGTCCCTCATAAGCCGAGTCAGAAATCCGATCTCGGACGTGTTCATCAGTATTTCGATGGCAACACAGTATTCTGTCTCGGTGGTCGCTGGCAAAACACAAGAGGGAGACCTGTTAATATTGCGACTGGTATCTTTGTCATCATTCCTTGCGCCCTGTTCTTTGGTTTTGAAGCACCTTGGTTATGGAAGCATGTATCGCCTGCGATACCTATTGTGTTTGCATACCTTGCGTATGTATGTTTCTCTTCATTCATCCACGCCTCCGTTACGGATCCTGGG ATTCTTCCACGAAATCTTCACCAGTTCCCCCCTGTCGACGACAACGACGACCCTCTCCAACTTAGCCCACCCACAACAGATTGGGCATTGATAAAATCTGCCGAATCATCAACAGCCGCAATGGAAGTTCCGGTTAAGCACTGTAGAACATGCAATATCTGGCGGCCACCCCGTGCCCACCACTGTCGCTTATGCGATAACTGTATTGAGACCCATGATCATCACTGCGTGTGGCTCAACAACTGTGTCGGGAAACGTAACTACCGATATTTCTTTACCTTTGTTACATCCGCAACTATCCTCGCGGCCTATCTCATCGCCACTTCTCTTACACAGATTCTTCTTTACAAGAATCGTGAAGGTGTCTCATTCGGAAAAGCTATCGATCACTTCCGAGTTCCTTTTGCGTTGGTATTCCTTGGGTTTATCTCCTTCCTTTATCCTGCTGCTTTGATGGGATATCACATCTTCCTCATGGCGCGAGGCGAAACGACCAGAGAGTACATGAACTCACACAAGTTTGCTAAGAAGGAGCGTTTCCGGGCATTCTCTCAGGCCAATATGTTCAAGAACTTTATTGTTGTTCTATGCCGCCCTCGACAACCCACATATTATCAGTTCAAAGCGCATTATCATGAAGGCGACCAACGCCTAGGCATTCGAAGAGACAAGCGGCCGAGATCGAGCTCTCAGGGATTGGAAATGCACGACGTCGTCCCTGGAAGTTCTGGTTTTCAAGGCCCAGTGGCTCTGAGAAGTGAACAGAGTCATTAG
- a CDS encoding hypothetical protein (At least one base has a quality score < 10) has product MDFTRRRIADISSYIPTSTLKSRGEAVPADAEATPNYHSNLDGVNQPMNLLFKDALWWTLGIMALVVLSIRIIEILWMRLRQVSAMNVSGSKQAYWRISQWSWMPNVKKNLIYAPLWNKRHNREFKLSSAISMGTLPSRLHFIILFIYLGSNFAYMFVLNWHNENKLAFCAELRGRSGTLALVNMVPLIIFAGRNNLLIGLLKISFDTYNLLHRWMGRMWSRVYIHTIAWLIVAVDDLGWGGVGHKLSHGLFEGSGAVGTVAMTFLLLLSVSPLRHAFYETFLNVHIVLAFVAFVATWIHCASSALKGGLPQLPWIMAIMAIWFADRLARMLRIVFVNWSSKGWTDAVCEAMPGNVTRVTLHLPRYVDIEPGTHAYLRFWGLCAWESHPFSICWVNHVRDNSLPIAEKDPLHAVDRSAMTTTVSFLIGAQTGFTKKLFDRASRCPRGLRIKAAMEGPYAGHNSLDSYGHAVLFAGSTGITHQISYIRHLLEGYNQGTTAARRITLVWIIREYESLEWVRPYMDTILRIPNRKDILRIQIFVTRPQNPRDIVSASATVRMFPGRPNVPLILAREVQEQMGAMCVTVCGPGALADDVRGAARAVQGSTVVDFVEESFTW; this is encoded by the coding sequence ATGGATTTCACACGGCGCAGGATCGCCGATATCAGCTCATACATACCAACATCAACCCTCAAATCTCGTGGCGAAGCCGTTCCTGCAGATGCTGAGGCAACTCCAAACTATCACTCAAATCTCGATGGTGTAAACCAACCTATGaatttactttttaaagATGCCTTGTGGTGGACCTTGGGCATCATGGCCCTTGTTGTTCTGTCCATCAGAATAATTGAGATCCTGTGGATGAGACTCCGACAGGTGTCTGCCATGAACGTGTCCGGCTCCAAACAAGCGTACTGGAGGATATCTCAATGGAGCTGGATGCCAAACGTCAAGAAGAACCTCATATACGCTCCTCTGTGGAACAAACGCCACAACCGAGAGTTCAAGCTATCCTCTGCTATTAGCATGGGAACCCTTCCTTCGCGACTtcacttcatcatcctcttcatctaCCTGGGCAGCAACTTCGCCTATATGTTCGTCCTCAACTGGCACAATGAGAACAAGCTTGCTTTCTGTGCCGAGTTACGAGGCCGCTCAGGAACCTTGGCGCTTGTCAACATGGTGCCCTTGATCATTTTCGCTGGGCGCAACAACCTCCTCATTGGCCTGCTCAAGATCAGTTTCGACACCTACAATCTTCTACATCGATGGATGGGTCGTATGTGGTCTCGAGTCTATATCCACACTATCGCCTGGCTCATCGTCGCCGTGGATGACTTGGGTTGGGGTGGTGTTGGCCATAAACTTTCCCATGGACTTTTTGAAGGCTCGGGAGCCGTTGGCACGGTTGCTATGACCTTCCTCCTTCTGCTTTCCGTTTCGCCTTTGCGTCATGCCTTTTACGAGACTTTCCTCAACGTTCACATTGTCCTAGCCTTCGTTGCCTTCGTCGCTACGTGGATTCACTGTGCTTCGTCTGCACTCAAAGGTGGCCTACCTCAACTTCCCTGGATCATggccatcatggccatctGGTTCGCCGACCGCCTCGCTCGTATGCTCCGGATTGTCTTCGTCAACTGGTCTTCCAAGGGATGGACTGATGCGGTGTGCGAGGCTATGCCCGGCAACGTCACTCGAGTCACCCTCCACTTACCCCGATATGTCGATATTGAGCCTGGCACTCACGCATACCTACGCTTTTGGGGTCTTTGTGCCTGGGAGAGCCATCCTTTCTCTATCTGCTGGGTCAATCATGTTCGCGATAACAGCTTACCAATTGCGGAAAAGGATCCTCTCCACGCAGTCGACAGGTCAGCCATGACTACTACAGTCTCTTTCCTGATTGGAGCCCAGACAGGTTTCACtaagaagctcttcgacCGTGCCTCCAGATGCCCGCGAGGTCTCCGTATCAAGGCTGCGATGGAAGGTCCCTACGCCGGACATAACAGCCTTGATTCATATGGCCATGCAGTCCTCTTTGCCGGCTCGACTGGAATTACTCACCAAATCTCGTACATTCGCCATCTCCTCGAAGGATACAACCAGGGCACTACTGCTGCTCGACGCATCACACTTGTCTGGATTATCCGCGAATACGAATCTCTCGAGTGGGTGCGGCCCTACATGGATACGATTCTTCGTATTCCAAACCGAAAAGACATACTCCGCATCCAGATCTTCGTCACCCGTCCTCAGAACCCACGCGATATTGTCAGTGCTAGCGCCACGGTGCGTATGTTCCCAGGACGGCCAAACGTTCCCCTCATCCTGGCCCGAGAGGTGCAAGAGCAGATGGGTGCCATGTGCGTCACAGTCTGTGGCCCTGGTGCTCTTGCTGATGATGTTCGGGGTGCTGCCCGAGCAGTGCAGGGCTCAACCGTGGTGGACTTTGTAGAAGAAAGCTTTACGTGGTAA
- a CDS encoding elongation factor 3, with protein sequence MPHPVTPPSQDPTMVSNEAPPPPSQETINDLLNTIFTAKTSAASIDACYGLCEIILSSVGVAGLNEYGIIAEIKKAAADKKSGLRRESSQNLLGAVFERFLPRQPVSEVVLLLQDGGLVGCALDALSDKGAVVREAAQYGLDAAFGILSPEALVAGLLPALTEYLSKKTGKWQGTVGAYKLLQKMADKAQISIGGTKEEALEKDILREAMGAKLAGLIPIVENGMHDLKAEVEKQAVHTMNSLTTLLSNDDVAPRIPLLIDTMQHPSSQTLQKAIHALSQTTFVAIVTSPVLALLTPFLERSLNNPTTAQEVLRQTVVIVENLTKLVHDPIEARTFLPKLIPGVKSVCDRASLPEVREIAERALATMEKAMGDDKDVVARTAGDDVAKILDEQIKANGGLAGSLDLWKQARPYISDMVAIDVNYRFVNRISGRIAPYVKSFVKDAEAPQKIADTIQQHYVDEDHRRYGVPEKEDDGEVEIVNADFSLAYGGMLLLSHTNLRLLKGHRYGLCGRNGAGKSTLMRSIANGKLEGFPPQDVLRTCYVEHNQGEDADISILEFVAKDPEIATQGRERISEVLAEFGFTAGPEGRQAERVGSLSGGWKMKLALARAMLQRADVLLLDEPTNHLDVANIAWLENYLKSHPDITSLIVSHDSGFLDNVTTDIYHYEPNKKLACYKGNLANFVKIRPEAKSYYTLSASTVQFKFPPPGILTGVKSQTRAIIRMSNVSYAYPGATKPSLQEVSCQLSLSSRVAIIGPNGAGKSTLIKLLTGETIPTTGKVEKHPNLRIGYIKQHALEHVEMHLEKTPNQYLQWRYQHGDDREVHMKQTRVLSDADRAQMEKWVDLKDGKSPRQIESLVGRSKYKKTFQYEVKWRGLLPKNNTMISRETLTELGFDKLVQEFDDHEASREGLGYRELQPKVISKHFEDLGLDPEIANHNEIGSLSGGQKVKVVIAGAMWNNPHLLVLDEPTNFLDRDSLGGLAVAIRDFKGGVILISHNEEFVGALCSEQWHVRDGRVALRGNAAVSLDRFEDSRPSSGVNSTAASSVVSSAVNSGIEDNSDMKFKARKKKKMTKKELKEREVRRRLRHIEWLNSPKGTPHPPDTDDEDN encoded by the exons ATGCCTCACCCCGTTACGCCGCCGTCGCAGGACCCGACGATGGTATCTAATGAGGCCCCGCCCCCGCCATCTCAAGAAACCATCAACGACCTCCTCAACACAATCTTTACTGCAAAGACCTCGGCCGCTTCGATAGATGCATGCTATGGCCTGTGCGAGATTATCCTCTCTTCGGTTGGCGTTGCCGGCTTGAACGAGTACGGCATAATtgccgagatcaagaaggctgccgCTGATAAGAAGTCGGGTCTTCGTCGCGAGTCCAGTCAGAACCTTCTAGGTGCCGTCTTTGAGCGTTTCCTCCCTCGACAGCCTGTCAGCGAGGTTGTTCTGCTCCTCCAGGATGGCGGTCTTGTCGGCTGCGCTCTCGATGCTCTCTCTGATAAGGGCGCTGTCGTCCGCGAGGCCGCCCAGTATGGCCTCGATGCCGCTTTTGGCATCCTGAGCCCCGAGGCTCTCGTCGCTGGTCTCCTTCCTGCTCTTACCGAGTACCTTTCCAAGAAGACCGGAAAGTGGCAGGGAACCGTTGGCGCCTACAAGCTTCTTCAGAAGATGGCCGATAAGGCTCAAATTTCTATTGGAGGCACCAAAgaggaggctcttgagaaggataTCCTCCGTGAGGCCATGGGTGCTAAGCTCGCTGGCTTGATCCCCATCGTCGAGAATGGCATGCATGACTTGAAGgccgaggtcgagaagcaaGCCGTCCACACCATGAACTCTCTCACTACCCTTCTCTCCAACGACGATGTTGCTCCTCGTATCCCTCTTCTTATCGATACCATGCAgcacccttcttctcagacTCTCCAGAAGGCTATTCACGCTCTGTCTCAGACTACCTTCGTCGCCATCGTCACCTCACCCGTCCTGGCTCTTCTGACCCCTTTCCTCGAGCGATCTCTTAACAACCCCACCACTGCCCAGGAGGTTCTCCGACAGACTGTCGTTATTGTCGAAAACTTGACAAAGTTGGTCCACGACCCCATCGAGGCCCGAACTTTCTTGCCCAAGCTGATCCCTGGTGTCAAGAGCGTTTGCGACCGAGCCTCGCTCCCTGAGGTTCGCGAGATCGCTGAACGCGCCCTCGCCACTATGGAGAAGGCTATGGGTGACGATAAGGACGTTGTCGCTCGTACCGCTGGAGACGATGTAGCCAAGATTCTTGAtgagcagatcaaggccaacggCGGCCTTGCTGGAAGCCTGGACCTCTGGAAGCAGGCTCGTCCCTATATTTCCGACATGGTTGCTATCGATGTCAACTACCGATTCGTCAATCGCATCTCTGGAAGAATTGCTCCCTACGTCAAGAGTTTCGTGAAGGATGCTGAGGCTCCTCAAAAGATTGCCGACACTATTCAGCAGCATTATGTTGATGAGGACCACCGCCGGTACGGTGTTCCTGAGAAAGAGGACGACGGTGAGGTCGAGATTGTCAACGCCGATTTCTCTCTCGCCTATGGTggtatgctgctcttgtcaCACACCAACCTGCGACTCCTCAAAGGTCACCGATATGGTCTTTGCGGCCGCAACGGTGCTGGAAAGTCTACTCTCATGCGAAGCATTGCTAACGGCAAGCTCGAGGGATTCCCTCCTCAAGACGTTCTCCGTACCTGCTATGTCGAGCACAACCAGGGCGAAGACGCTGACATCAGCATTCTTGAGTTCGTTGCTAAGGACCCTGAGATTGCCACTCAAGGCCGTGAGCGTATCTCTGAGGTTTTGGCCGAGTTCGGCTTCACTGCTGGCCCCGAGGGTCGACAGGCTGAGAGAGTTGGTTCCCTTTCTGGAGGttggaagatgaagctggcTCTGGCCCGAGCTATGCTCCAGCGTGCTGACGTTCTCCTTCTGGACGAACCTACTAACCATCTTGATGTTGCCAACATCGCTTGGCTCGAGAACTACCTCAAGTCTCATCCCGACATCACCAGTCTCATTGTTTCTCACGACTCCGGATTCCTGGACAATGTCACAACTGATATTTACCATTACGAGCCTAACAAGAAGCTGGCTTGTTACAAAGGTAACCTGGCCAATTTCGTTAAGATTCGCCCCGAGGCCAAGAGCTACTACACTCTCTCCGCCTCTACCGTCCAATTCAAGTTCCCTCCTCCTGGTATTCTGACTGGTGTCAAGTCTCAGACTCGTGCTATTATCCGCATGTCCAACGTCTCATACGCTTATCCCGGTGCGACGAAGCCTTCACTGCAGGAAGTCTCTTGTCAATTGAGTCTGTCTTCTCGTGTTGCTATCATTGGCCCCAACGGTGCTGGCAAGTCGACTCTTATCAAGCTCCTTACCGGCGAGACTATCCCTACCACCGGAAAGGTTGAGAAGCACCCCAACCTTCGTATTGGTTATATCAAGCAGCACGCTCTAGAGCACGTTGAGATGCACTTGGAGAAGACCCCTAACCAGTACCTTCAGTGGCGTTACCAGCACGGTGACGACCGTGAGGTTCACATGAAGCAGACTCGTGTTCTGTCAGATGCCGACCGTGCTCAGATGGAAAAGTGGGTTGACTTGAAGGATGGAAAGTCTCCACGCCAGATCGAGTCTCTAGTTGGTCGTTCAAAGTACAAGAAGACCTTCCAATACGAAGT TAAGTGGCGTGGTCTCTTGCCCAAGAACAACACCATGATCTCTCGTGAGACTCTTACCGAGCTTGGATTCGACAAGCTTGTCCAGGAATTCGACGATCACGAGGCTTCCCGAGAGGGTCTTGGTTACCGTGAGCTTCAGCCCAAGGTCATCTCTAAGCATTTTGAGGATCTCGGACTCGACCCTGAGATCGCCAACCACAACGAGATTGGCTCTCTTTCCGGAGGTcagaaggtcaaggtcgTCATTGCTGGAGCCATGTGGAACAACCCCCATCTTCTCGTGCTTGACGAGCCTACCAACTTCTTGGATCGTGACTCCCTTGGTGGTCTTGCAGTTGCTATTCGCGACTTCAAGGGTGGTGTTATCCTGATTTCTCACAATGAAGAGTTTGTCGGTGCCCTTTGCTCTGAGCAATGGCACGTCCGTGATGGCCGTGTTGCCCTTCGAGGAAACGCTGCCGTCAGTCTCGATCGTTTTGAGGACAGCCGTCCCAGCAGTGGCGTCAACAGCACTGCCGCCAGCTCCGTTGTTAGCAGCGCTGTCAACAGCGGTATCGAGGACAACTCGGATATGAAGTTCAAGgccaggaagaagaagaagatgaccaagaaggagctcaaggagcGTGAGGTCCGCCGCAGACTTCGTCACATTGAATGGCTCAACAGCCCTAAGGGTACTCCTCACCCTCCTGATACCGACGACGAGGACAACTAG